One region of Streptomyces capillispiralis genomic DNA includes:
- a CDS encoding transketolase gives MTITGEDTRTYGYTDLPALMGLMTGDEKHGPAATSTLDVLWVLYDRVLRVGPERMDDPGRDRFLLSKGHGPMAYYAVLAAKGFLPVAWLPGFGSYDSPLGHHPDRVLVPGAEIGSGSLGHGLPIAVGTALGLRAQGLHEPRVWTLVGDAELDEGSNHEAIAFAGPAGLEALHTVVVDNASASYARPGGIAARFEAAGWSARTVDGRDHDALYDAFTAPHPGRPHVVVARVEPKNA, from the coding sequence ATGACGATCACCGGAGAAGACACCCGTACGTACGGGTACACGGATCTGCCCGCCCTGATGGGGCTGATGACCGGCGACGAGAAGCACGGTCCCGCCGCCACGTCCACGCTGGACGTGCTCTGGGTGCTCTACGACCGGGTGCTGCGGGTCGGACCGGAGCGGATGGACGACCCGGGGCGGGACCGGTTCCTGCTGTCCAAGGGGCACGGGCCGATGGCGTACTACGCCGTACTGGCCGCCAAGGGGTTCCTGCCCGTGGCGTGGCTGCCGGGCTTCGGCTCGTACGACTCCCCGCTGGGCCACCACCCCGACCGGGTGCTCGTGCCGGGGGCGGAGATCGGCAGTGGGTCACTGGGGCACGGGTTGCCGATCGCGGTCGGCACCGCGCTGGGGCTGCGCGCCCAGGGGCTGCACGAGCCGCGGGTGTGGACGCTGGTCGGGGACGCCGAGCTGGACGAGGGCAGCAACCACGAGGCGATCGCCTTCGCCGGGCCCGCCGGTCTGGAGGCGCTGCACACCGTCGTCGTCGACAACGCCTCCGCCTCGTACGCCCGGCCCGGCGGGATCGCCGCCCGCTTCGAGGCGGCGGGCTGGTCCGCGCGCACGGTCGACGGCCGCGACCACGACGCGCTGTACGACGCGTTCACCGCGCCGCATCCGGGCCGGCCGCACGTGGTCGTCGCCCGCGTCGAGCCGAAGAACGCGTGA
- a CDS encoding transketolase family protein, whose translation MDTMRDRLAPVVTRLLDEDPRVAAVLAEIGADGFTEARRRHPDRVVNVGIREQLLVGAAAGMALTGLRPVVHTFASFLVERPFEQVKLDLGHQGVGAVLVSASASFDWPAGGYTHMAPGDVALLDTLDGWTVHVPGHPDEAETLLRHAVAAGDDKVYVRLSTQSNAHGLPVDGERFRTVREGRRGTVVAVGPVLDAVLDATEGLDATVLYATTVRPFDAAGLRRATEAAGTDVVLVEPYLAGTSTAAANDALAEVPHRVLGLGVGRAELRRYGTADEHVAAHGLDARSLRARIGGFLGAGGALPPRA comes from the coding sequence GTGGACACCATGCGTGATCGATTGGCGCCCGTCGTCACCCGGCTGCTCGACGAGGACCCGCGGGTCGCGGCGGTCCTCGCCGAGATCGGCGCGGACGGCTTCACCGAGGCGCGGCGCCGCCACCCGGACCGGGTGGTCAACGTGGGCATCCGGGAACAACTGCTGGTGGGCGCGGCGGCCGGGATGGCGCTGACCGGGCTGCGGCCCGTGGTGCACACCTTCGCCAGCTTCCTGGTCGAGCGGCCCTTCGAGCAGGTCAAACTGGATCTCGGGCACCAGGGCGTCGGGGCGGTGCTGGTGAGCGCCTCCGCCTCCTTCGACTGGCCGGCCGGCGGGTACACGCACATGGCGCCGGGTGACGTGGCGCTGCTGGACACCCTGGACGGCTGGACCGTGCACGTGCCGGGGCATCCGGACGAGGCCGAGACGCTGCTGCGGCACGCGGTGGCCGCCGGTGACGACAAGGTGTACGTGCGCCTGTCGACGCAGTCCAACGCGCACGGGCTGCCCGTGGACGGGGAGCGCTTCCGCACCGTCCGCGAGGGCCGCCGGGGCACCGTGGTCGCCGTCGGGCCGGTGCTGGACGCCGTACTCGACGCCACGGAGGGCCTGGACGCCACCGTGCTGTACGCCACCACCGTCCGGCCCTTCGACGCGGCGGGCCTGCGCCGCGCGACGGAGGCGGCGGGGACGGACGTCGTGCTGGTCGAGCCGTATCTGGCGGGCACGTCGACGGCGGCGGCGAACGACGCGCTGGCCGAGGTGCCGCACCGGGTGCTGGGGCTGGGGGTGGGCCGGGCCGAGCTGCGGCGCTACGGGACGGCCGACGAGCACGTCGCCGCGCACGGGCTCGACGCCCGGTCGCTGCGGGCGCGCATCGGCGGGTTCCTCGGCGCGGGCGGGGCGCTGCCGCCGAGGGCGTGA
- a CDS encoding MmcQ/YjbR family DNA-binding protein, with translation MPDAEDVRRIALSLPDTTEKIAWSMPTFRVAGKMFATLPEEETSIAVRCPKEERDELALAEPEKFWIADHEAQFAWVRVRLAALEDDAELRDILADSWRQAAPTRLLEAHPRLGLPPAG, from the coding sequence ATGCCGGATGCCGAAGACGTACGACGGATCGCCCTGTCCCTGCCCGACACCACGGAGAAGATCGCCTGGAGCATGCCCACGTTCCGGGTCGCGGGGAAGATGTTCGCCACCCTGCCCGAGGAGGAGACCTCCATCGCCGTGCGCTGCCCCAAGGAGGAGCGCGACGAACTGGCCCTCGCCGAACCGGAGAAGTTCTGGATCGCCGACCACGAGGCACAGTTCGCCTGGGTCAGAGTGCGCCTCGCCGCACTGGAGGACGATGCCGAACTGCGGGACATCCTCGCCGACTCCTGGCGCCAAGCGGCCCCGACGCGGCTGCTGGAGGCACACCCCCGGCTGGGTCTGCCGCCCGCCGGCTGA
- a CDS encoding GNAT family N-acetyltransferase: MNTVRLDAALLHGLSGELGDLLADTVAGGASVGFLAPLGRTEAAAWWRERCEAVAAGRLAVWAAREEPGCRVLGTVSLALPDKPNSAHRAELVKLMVHRAARGRGLGRALLAVAEEEAAARGITLLHLDTETGSPAEHLYRSSGWTAVGAIPDYAADPAGVLRPTTIYYKRPATGAISPATR; this comes from the coding sequence GTGAACACCGTCCGTCTCGACGCCGCCCTGCTGCACGGCCTCTCCGGGGAACTGGGCGACCTGCTGGCCGACACCGTGGCGGGCGGCGCCTCCGTCGGCTTCCTCGCCCCGCTCGGCCGTACGGAGGCCGCCGCCTGGTGGCGCGAACGGTGCGAGGCCGTCGCCGCGGGCCGGCTCGCCGTGTGGGCGGCCCGCGAGGAACCCGGCTGCCGGGTGCTGGGAACCGTGAGCCTCGCCCTCCCCGACAAGCCGAACAGCGCCCACCGCGCGGAACTGGTGAAGCTGATGGTGCACCGCGCGGCCCGCGGCCGGGGGCTGGGCCGCGCGCTCCTGGCCGTCGCGGAGGAGGAGGCCGCCGCGCGGGGCATCACCCTGCTGCACCTCGACACCGAGACCGGCAGCCCCGCCGAGCACCTCTACCGCTCGTCCGGGTGGACCGCCGTCGGCGCCATCCCCGACTACGCGGCGGACCCGGCCGGGGTGCTGCGCCCGACCACCATCTACTACAAGCGACCGGCAACGGGCGCGATATCGCCTGCCACCAGGTGA
- a CDS encoding helix-turn-helix domain-containing protein, protein MKHDEREPSAPDPVDVRLGARLAELRGERGWSLGELAERSGVSRSTLSRAERAETSPTASLLNRLCAVYGRTMSQLLSEVEAEPEPVVRAADQPVWEDRAAGFVRRSVSPPHGGLRGELVEGRLAAGADIAYDRPPVAGLEQHIWVLEGALTVTDRDTDHHLGAGDCLRLRVWGPTRFRCPGPGAVRYALAVVRP, encoded by the coding sequence GTGAAACACGATGAGAGGGAGCCGTCGGCTCCGGACCCCGTCGACGTCCGGCTCGGCGCACGGCTGGCCGAGCTCAGGGGCGAACGCGGGTGGTCCCTCGGAGAACTCGCGGAGCGCAGCGGCGTCAGCCGGTCCACCCTCTCCCGGGCCGAACGGGCGGAGACCAGCCCCACCGCCTCCCTGCTCAACCGCCTGTGCGCCGTCTACGGGCGGACCATGTCCCAGCTGCTCAGCGAGGTCGAGGCGGAGCCCGAGCCGGTGGTACGCGCCGCCGACCAGCCCGTGTGGGAGGACAGGGCCGCCGGATTCGTCCGCCGGTCCGTGTCCCCGCCGCACGGCGGGCTGCGCGGCGAACTGGTCGAGGGGCGCCTCGCCGCCGGTGCGGACATCGCCTACGACCGGCCGCCCGTGGCCGGCCTGGAACAGCACATCTGGGTCCTGGAAGGAGCCCTCACCGTGACGGACCGGGACACGGACCACCACCTCGGCGCCGGCGACTGCCTCAGACTGCGCGTCTGGGGACCGACCCGGTTCCGCTGCCCGGGCCCCGGAGCGGTGCGCTACGCACTGGCGGTGGTGCGGCCGTGA
- a CDS encoding LysR family transcriptional regulator: protein MIEARRLHILRAVADHRTVTAAAAALYLTPSAVSQQLAALEQETGHRLVERGAKGVRLTAAGEILLGHTNAVLAQLERAEAELAAYASGEAGTVTVAAFATGIAQAVAPAVARLARTAPGIRIRVQDAEGDASLPMVLDRQVDVAVAVEYRGAPPADDPRLTHVPLYAEPFDAVVPVTHRLAGSAEVPLADLSKDPWIGPYPGNPCHDVVVLACENAGFQPRLEHSSDDFRAVVALASADVGVALVPRSALRGMDLAGVVVRPVDGVAPTRRVFAAVRRGAEEHPLIRPVLDALRAAAEEGWGRTSNPRGTC from the coding sequence ATGATCGAGGCACGGCGGCTCCACATCCTCCGTGCGGTGGCCGACCACCGCACGGTCACGGCGGCAGCCGCCGCGCTGTACCTCACCCCCTCGGCCGTCTCCCAGCAGCTCGCCGCCCTGGAGCAGGAGACCGGCCACCGCCTGGTCGAGCGCGGCGCCAAGGGCGTACGGCTGACCGCGGCCGGGGAGATCCTGCTCGGCCACACCAACGCGGTCCTCGCCCAGCTGGAGCGGGCCGAGGCGGAACTGGCCGCCTACGCCTCGGGGGAGGCCGGGACCGTCACGGTCGCCGCGTTCGCCACCGGGATCGCCCAGGCCGTGGCGCCGGCGGTGGCCCGGCTCGCGCGCACCGCGCCCGGCATCAGGATCCGCGTCCAGGACGCCGAGGGCGACGCCAGCCTGCCGATGGTGCTCGACCGGCAGGTCGACGTCGCCGTGGCGGTCGAGTACCGGGGGGCGCCGCCCGCCGACGACCCCCGGCTCACCCACGTACCGCTGTACGCCGAGCCCTTCGACGCGGTCGTGCCCGTCACCCACCGGCTGGCCGGGTCCGCCGAGGTGCCGCTCGCCGACCTGTCCAAGGACCCGTGGATCGGCCCCTACCCCGGCAACCCGTGCCACGACGTGGTCGTACTGGCCTGTGAGAACGCCGGTTTCCAGCCACGGCTGGAGCACTCCTCGGACGACTTCCGCGCGGTGGTCGCCCTCGCCTCGGCGGACGTCGGCGTCGCCCTGGTGCCCCGGTCCGCGCTGCGCGGCATGGACCTCGCGGGCGTGGTCGTCCGCCCGGTCGACGGAGTGGCGCCCACCCGCCGGGTGTTCGCCGCCGTGCGCCGGGGCGCGGAGGAGCACCCGCTGATCCGTCCGGTCCTCGACGCGCTCCGCGCGGCGGCCGAGGAGGGGTGGGGAAGAACGTCGAACCCGCGTGGGACCTGCTGA
- a CDS encoding glycine C-acetyltransferase, with protein sequence MFDSVRDDLRVTLDEIRAAGLHKPERVIGTPQSATVNVTAGGRPGEVLNFCANNYLGLADHPEVIAAAHEALDRWGYGMASVRFICGTQEVHKELEARLSAFLGQEDTILYSSCFDANGGVFETLLGPEDAVISDALNHASIIDGIRLSKARRFRYANRDMADLERQLKEAAEGGARRTLIVTDGVFSMDGYVAPLDEICDLADRHGAMVMVDDSHAVGFVGPGGRGTPELHGVMDRVDIITGTLGKALGGASGGYVAARAEIVALLRQRSRPYLFSNTLAPVIAAASLKVLDLLESADDLRVRLAENTALFRRRMTEEGFDILPGDHAIAPVMIGDAARAGRMAELLLERGVYVIGFSYPVVPQDRARIRVQLSAAHSTEDVHRAVDAFVAARAELDG encoded by the coding sequence ATGTTCGACTCCGTACGCGACGACCTGCGCGTCACCCTCGACGAGATCCGCGCCGCCGGACTGCACAAGCCCGAGCGCGTCATCGGCACCCCGCAGTCCGCCACCGTGAACGTCACCGCCGGCGGCCGTCCCGGCGAGGTGCTCAACTTCTGCGCCAACAACTACCTCGGCCTCGCCGACCACCCCGAGGTGATCGCCGCCGCCCACGAGGCCCTGGACCGCTGGGGCTACGGCATGGCGTCCGTCCGCTTCATCTGCGGCACCCAGGAGGTGCACAAGGAGCTGGAGGCCCGGCTGTCGGCGTTCCTCGGCCAGGAGGACACGATCCTGTACTCCTCCTGCTTCGACGCCAACGGCGGCGTCTTCGAGACGCTGCTCGGCCCCGAGGACGCCGTGATCTCCGACGCGCTGAACCACGCGTCGATCATCGACGGCATCCGGCTGTCCAAGGCCCGCCGCTTCCGCTACGCCAACCGCGACATGGCCGACCTGGAGCGCCAGCTGAAGGAGGCCGCCGAGGGCGGCGCCCGCCGCACGCTCATCGTCACCGACGGCGTCTTCTCCATGGACGGCTACGTCGCCCCGCTGGACGAGATCTGCGACCTCGCCGACCGGCACGGCGCCATGGTCATGGTCGACGACTCGCACGCCGTCGGCTTCGTCGGCCCCGGCGGACGCGGAACGCCCGAGCTGCACGGCGTCATGGACCGCGTCGACATCATCACCGGCACCCTCGGCAAGGCGCTCGGCGGCGCCTCCGGCGGCTACGTCGCCGCCCGCGCGGAGATCGTCGCCCTGCTGCGCCAGCGCTCCCGCCCCTACCTGTTCTCCAACACGCTCGCCCCGGTGATCGCCGCCGCCTCCCTGAAGGTCCTCGACCTGCTGGAGTCGGCCGACGACCTGCGCGTCCGGCTGGCCGAGAACACCGCCCTGTTCCGCCGCCGGATGACCGAGGAGGGCTTCGACATCCTCCCCGGCGACCACGCCATCGCCCCCGTGATGATCGGCGACGCCGCCCGCGCGGGACGCATGGCCGAGCTGCTCCTCGAGCGCGGGGTGTACGTGATCGGCTTCTCCTACCCGGTGGTGCCGCAGGACCGGGCCCGCATCCGTGTCCAGCTGTCCGCCGCCCACTCCACCGAGGACGTGCACCGCGCGGTGGACGCCTTCGTCGCGGCCCGGGCGGAGCTCGACGGCTGA
- the tdh gene encoding L-threonine 3-dehydrogenase: protein MKALVKQKAEPGLWLADVPEPAVGPGDVLIKVLRTGICGTDLHIRSWDGWAQQAITTPLVLGHEFVGEVVETGRDVTDITTGDRVSGEGHLVCGKCRNCLAGRRHLCRATVGLGVGRDGAFAEYVVLPATNVWVHRVPVDLDVAAIFDPFGNAVHTALSFPLVGEDVLITGAGPIGLMAAAVARHAGARNVVVTDVSEERLELARKIGATLALNVAGTTIADGQHTLGLREGFDVGLEMSGRPEAMRDMIANMTHGGRIAMLGLPAEEFPVDWARIVTSMITIKGIYGREMFETWYAMSVLLEGGLDLAPVITGRYGYRDFEAAFDDAAGGKGGKVILDWTA from the coding sequence TTGAAGGCGCTGGTCAAGCAGAAGGCGGAGCCCGGGCTGTGGCTCGCGGACGTCCCCGAGCCCGCCGTCGGACCCGGCGACGTGCTGATCAAGGTGCTGCGCACCGGCATCTGCGGCACCGACCTGCACATCCGGTCCTGGGACGGCTGGGCCCAGCAGGCGATCACCACCCCGCTGGTCCTCGGGCACGAGTTCGTCGGCGAGGTCGTCGAGACCGGCCGGGACGTCACCGACATCACCACCGGTGACCGGGTCAGCGGCGAGGGCCACCTGGTCTGCGGCAAGTGCCGCAACTGCCTCGCCGGACGCCGCCACCTGTGCCGGGCCACGGTCGGCCTCGGCGTCGGCCGCGACGGCGCCTTCGCCGAGTACGTGGTGCTCCCCGCCACCAACGTCTGGGTGCACCGGGTGCCCGTCGACCTCGACGTCGCCGCGATCTTCGACCCGTTCGGCAACGCCGTGCACACCGCGCTGTCCTTCCCGCTCGTCGGCGAGGACGTCCTGATCACCGGCGCCGGGCCGATCGGCCTGATGGCCGCCGCCGTCGCCCGGCACGCCGGCGCGCGCAACGTCGTCGTCACCGACGTCAGCGAGGAGCGCCTGGAACTCGCCCGCAAGATCGGCGCCACCCTCGCGCTGAACGTCGCCGGGACGACCATCGCCGACGGGCAGCACACCCTCGGCCTGCGCGAGGGCTTCGACGTCGGCCTGGAGATGTCCGGCCGCCCCGAGGCCATGCGGGACATGATCGCCAACATGACGCACGGCGGCCGGATCGCCATGCTGGGCCTGCCCGCCGAGGAGTTCCCGGTCGACTGGGCCCGCATCGTCACCTCGATGATCACCATCAAGGGCATCTACGGCCGTGAGATGTTCGAGACCTGGTACGCCATGTCGGTGCTCCTGGAGGGCGGTCTCGACCTCGCCCCGGTGATCACCGGCCGCTACGGATACCGCGACTTCGAAGCCGCCTTCGACGACGCGGCCGGCGGCAAGGGCGGCAAGGTCATCCTCGACTGGACCGCGTAA
- a CDS encoding GAF domain-containing protein, whose amino-acid sequence MSYDPPRPAGRLLLTPEDKEAPDRTRRLRGLGLGDHPEPTLDAFAYALADLTGAPYAMVNFLGEEGQFFAGLHTPAVAPVVRADGTGALLGRTLPRDHGFCPHVVARRKALVLEDVSDYPRFAGNPVVDEFGIRSYLGAPLIDSTGMVLGTVAVTDVQPRAWGQPGLAAIKTQAADLVGRLERREGDGLPL is encoded by the coding sequence ATGAGCTACGACCCGCCACGCCCGGCCGGTCGTCTGCTGCTCACACCCGAGGACAAGGAGGCCCCGGACCGCACCCGCAGGCTGCGCGGACTGGGACTGGGGGACCACCCCGAACCCACGCTCGACGCCTTCGCGTACGCCCTGGCCGACCTCACGGGGGCGCCGTACGCCATGGTCAACTTCCTGGGCGAGGAAGGGCAGTTCTTCGCGGGCCTGCACACCCCGGCCGTCGCACCGGTGGTGCGCGCGGACGGCACCGGCGCCCTGCTGGGCCGGACGCTCCCCCGCGACCACGGCTTCTGCCCCCATGTGGTGGCCCGGCGCAAGGCGCTGGTCCTGGAGGACGTGAGCGACTACCCGCGGTTCGCGGGCAACCCGGTGGTGGACGAGTTCGGCATCCGCTCCTACCTCGGCGCGCCGCTCATCGACAGCACCGGCATGGTGCTCGGCACCGTCGCGGTCACCGACGTCCAGCCGCGCGCCTGGGGGCAGCCCGGACTCGCCGCCATCAAGACGCAGGCCGCCGACCTCGTCGGACGGCTGGAACGGCGGGAGGGCGACGGGCTGCCGCTGTGA
- a CDS encoding GTP-binding protein, translated as MDYDDSSDHVGGADHADAPFPTALKILVAGGFGVGKTTFVGAVSEIAPLSTEELLTTVSAGTDNLDGIENKVETTVAMDFGRITLDAQHVLYLFGTPGQERFWFMWDELCEGALGAVILADTRRLAECFAAVDFFEQRGLGFIVAVNEFDGAFRYDPGEVRAALDLPPEVPVVCCDARISSSGVQTLLTLVRHLIAHAPAATTGYGAHM; from the coding sequence ATGGATTACGACGACAGCTCTGACCACGTGGGCGGCGCGGACCACGCGGACGCCCCGTTCCCCACCGCGCTCAAGATCCTGGTGGCGGGCGGGTTCGGCGTGGGCAAGACCACCTTCGTCGGCGCGGTCAGCGAGATCGCCCCGCTCAGCACGGAGGAACTGCTCACCACGGTCAGCGCCGGCACCGACAACCTCGACGGCATCGAGAACAAGGTCGAGACGACCGTGGCCATGGACTTCGGCCGCATCACCCTCGACGCCCAGCACGTGCTGTACCTGTTCGGCACCCCCGGCCAGGAACGGTTCTGGTTCATGTGGGACGAGCTCTGCGAGGGCGCGCTCGGCGCGGTCATCCTCGCCGACACCCGGCGCCTGGCGGAGTGCTTCGCGGCGGTCGACTTCTTCGAACAGCGCGGCCTCGGATTCATCGTCGCCGTCAACGAGTTCGACGGCGCCTTCCGCTACGACCCCGGGGAGGTGCGCGCCGCCCTCGACCTCCCTCCGGAGGTACCCGTCGTCTGCTGCGACGCCCGGATCTCCAGCTCCGGCGTCCAGACCCTGCTCACCCTCGTCCGCCACCTCATCGCCCACGCCCCGGCCGCCACGACGGGGTATGGCGCCCACATGTGA
- a CDS encoding DUF742 domain-containing protein, translated as MTAAGDGPWLDDAAGRLVRPFTVSNGRTRPTVALDLMSQVRATGATPLGYLGPEHAQALDLCRAPVPVAEVAAHLRLPVAVTKVLLADLVECGALTDKPPAFHHNPTDRALLEAVLDGLRRQL; from the coding sequence ATGACGGCGGCCGGTGACGGGCCCTGGCTCGACGACGCGGCCGGCCGGCTGGTGCGCCCCTTCACCGTCAGCAACGGCCGAACCCGCCCCACCGTCGCACTCGACCTGATGTCGCAGGTGCGGGCCACCGGCGCCACCCCCCTCGGCTACCTCGGCCCCGAGCACGCGCAGGCCCTCGACCTGTGCCGCGCTCCCGTCCCGGTCGCCGAGGTCGCCGCCCATCTCAGGCTGCCGGTGGCCGTCACCAAGGTGCTGCTGGCGGACCTCGTCGAATGCGGGGCGCTGACCGACAAGCCCCCCGCGTTCCACCACAACCCGACGGACCGGGCCCTACTGGAGGCAGTGCTCGATGGATTACGACGACAGCTCTGA
- a CDS encoding roadblock/LC7 domain-containing protein translates to MASDAPTAQVSDLDWLMSGLVQRVPHTSSAVLLSCDGLVKSVHGLDPDSADHMAALASGLYSLGRSAGNRFGDGGDVRQVVVELDSMLLFVTTAGSGTCLAVLAGREADAAVLGYEMAMLVKSVRPYLMTAPRQQGVGSQAMRP, encoded by the coding sequence ATGGCGAGCGATGCGCCGACCGCCCAGGTATCCGATCTCGACTGGCTGATGAGCGGCCTCGTGCAACGCGTACCGCACACCAGCAGTGCCGTCCTGCTGTCCTGCGACGGACTGGTGAAGTCCGTCCACGGCCTCGACCCGGACAGCGCCGACCACATGGCCGCCCTGGCCTCCGGCCTGTACTCGCTGGGCCGCAGCGCCGGAAACCGCTTCGGCGACGGCGGTGACGTCCGGCAGGTCGTCGTCGAACTCGACTCGATGCTGCTCTTCGTCACCACCGCCGGCTCCGGCACCTGCCTCGCCGTGCTGGCCGGCCGTGAGGCCGACGCCGCCGTCCTCGGCTACGAGATGGCGATGCTGGTCAAGTCCGTCCGCCCGTACCTGATGACCGCTCCCCGGCAGCAGGGCGTCGGATCCCAGGCGATGAGGCCTTGA
- a CDS encoding sensor histidine kinase translates to MAGTAANGARRAAPATRQDRREGGRHGRPPARTAPAPPETPIRPQLLRLAVLPPVAVALSACAAVLFTVRSTGVRPSMTLWAVLGGATSVTFAGIVIAAVAADRAARAVQDRVGALRRSTARREGDLRALVETLRDGDGPPPPVPGAEPAADGDEFDLLAADLARAHDGAVSAVVQASRLSSHAGSEQKLEVFVNLARRLQSLVHREISLLDELENEMEDPDLLKGLFHVDHLATRIRRHAENLAVLGGAVSRRQWSNPVPMTEVLRSAIAEVEQYSRVKLVPPVDGTLRGHAVADVIHLLAELVENATVFSAPHTQVLLRANLVTSGLAVEVEDRGLGMPIGEQDRMNAVLADPGQVHVASLLADGRIGLFVVSQLAKRHGIHVRLQSNIYGGVQAVLVVPQALLGTDPGATAGGQGVVGTGWPPQDGGPDADPAARHLSSVPAQGPPHGGEPGSAPSVPLTPVAPQPLVRAPSAGTGPAAPPLPLRGAREVRPHPAETEPGALTTGRDALITDTTGAPLTPGPGPVRGTMGKPRLPRRRAQEHIAPQLRDGPAPRQDTDDVAGHDPQLMAAFQRGISLAESQRESPGTPRPSAPAPRTDHTPRHDGSAPAG, encoded by the coding sequence GTGGCCGGCACCGCCGCCAACGGGGCCCGCCGGGCCGCACCGGCCACCCGTCAGGACCGGCGCGAGGGCGGACGGCACGGGCGCCCGCCCGCGCGGACCGCTCCCGCGCCGCCCGAGACACCGATACGGCCCCAGCTGCTGCGTCTCGCCGTACTGCCGCCCGTCGCGGTGGCCCTCAGCGCCTGCGCCGCCGTGCTCTTCACCGTCCGCTCCACCGGCGTGCGGCCGAGCATGACCCTGTGGGCCGTACTCGGCGGTGCCACGTCGGTGACCTTCGCCGGCATCGTCATCGCCGCCGTGGCGGCCGACCGCGCCGCCCGGGCCGTGCAGGACCGCGTCGGCGCCCTGCGCCGGAGCACCGCCCGGCGCGAGGGCGACCTGCGCGCCCTCGTCGAGACACTGCGCGACGGCGACGGCCCGCCCCCACCGGTGCCGGGCGCCGAACCGGCCGCGGACGGCGACGAGTTCGACCTGCTCGCCGCCGACCTCGCCCGCGCCCACGACGGCGCCGTCAGCGCCGTCGTCCAGGCCTCCCGGCTCTCCAGCCACGCGGGCAGCGAACAGAAGCTCGAAGTGTTCGTCAACCTCGCCCGGCGGCTGCAGTCCCTGGTGCACCGGGAGATCTCCCTCCTCGACGAGCTCGAGAACGAGATGGAGGACCCCGACCTGCTCAAGGGCCTCTTCCACGTCGACCACCTCGCCACCCGCATCCGCCGCCACGCCGAGAACCTCGCCGTGCTCGGCGGGGCCGTCTCCCGGCGGCAGTGGAGCAACCCGGTCCCCATGACCGAGGTGCTGCGCTCGGCGATCGCCGAGGTGGAGCAGTACTCACGGGTCAAGCTCGTGCCGCCGGTCGACGGCACGCTGCGCGGGCACGCCGTCGCCGACGTCATCCACCTGCTCGCCGAACTCGTCGAGAACGCCACGGTGTTCTCCGCCCCGCACACCCAGGTACTGCTGCGGGCCAACCTCGTCACCTCCGGACTCGCCGTCGAGGTCGAGGACCGCGGGCTCGGGATGCCCATCGGCGAGCAGGACCGGATGAACGCCGTGCTCGCCGACCCCGGCCAGGTGCACGTGGCCAGCCTGCTGGCCGACGGCCGCATCGGACTGTTCGTGGTCTCGCAGCTCGCCAAACGGCACGGCATCCACGTCCGGCTCCAGTCCAACATCTACGGCGGCGTCCAGGCCGTGCTCGTGGTGCCCCAGGCGCTGCTCGGCACCGACCCCGGGGCCACCGCCGGCGGCCAGGGCGTCGTGGGCACGGGATGGCCCCCGCAGGACGGCGGCCCCGACGCGGACCCGGCGGCCCGGCACCTGTCGTCGGTGCCCGCACAGGGGCCCCCGCACGGCGGCGAGCCCGGCAGCGCACCCTCCGTGCCGCTCACGCCCGTCGCACCCCAGCCCCTCGTGCGCGCCCCCTCCGCCGGCACCGGTCCGGCCGCCCCGCCGCTGCCCCTGCGCGGCGCCCGCGAGGTGCGCCCCCACCCCGCCGAGACGGAACCCGGTGCCCTCACCACCGGCCGGGACGCCCTCATCACGGACACCACCGGCGCGCCCCTCACCCCGGGCCCCGGCCCGGTGCGCGGCACCATGGGCAAACCCCGGCTGCCCCGCCGACGCGCCCAGGAACACATCGCGCCGCAGCTCCGCGACGGACCCGCACCCCGCCAGGACACGGACGACGTCGCCGGCCACGACCCCCAGCTGATGGCGGCCTTCCAACGGGGCATCAGCCTCGCGGAGTCGCAGCGGGAGTCGCCCGGCACACCGCGGCCGTCCGCTCCCGCACCCCGCACCGACCACACCCCCCGGCACGACGGGAGCGCCCCCGCCGGATGA